The genomic interval GCTCCCAGCCGCTCCACCAGCCGCGTGGCCAGGGTGCGGGCGCCGGCGACGCTGACCTGCTGGCCCATGATGGCTCGTACCGCACATTCAAAGGGGTCCCAGGCTCCGGGAATGCGAAGTCCGGGGAACCGTGTTACCAACGGTCCCAGAACGGGGTCGGAGCCGAAAGCCTGCACCATCTGGGCAGGATCCGCGGAAGTATCGAACACCCGGCGGGCGGCGGAGGACAGCTCGTACAGGTCGGTCGGGTCGGCCCCCGTCACGCGGAGCTCCAGCGCAAGCTCACCCTCGACGAGTCCGACGCTGACAATGGCTTCGCCGTTCCCGGTTCGGACCGTGCGCGAATAGCTGGCCTCGTCGACTTCCTCCACTCCGGGGATTGCCCGCGCCCGCAGGAACGCCAGCACCCGCGCGAACTCATAGGGCGGTCGAAAAGCCAGCTTCAGGATCACCGTGCCGGCGGGATGTGCGACGGGGTCGCCGCGTCTGCGCCGCCGGAGATCGCGCGGCGCGCACTTGTAGGTTCGACGGAAGGCGCTGTTGAACCGGCGAAGACTCCCGAACCCGGCGGCCAGAGCGATGTCGCCGATGGGCAGATTGGTTTCGTCCAGCAGCCGTTTCGCGAAGTGCAGCCTTCGGGTCTGGGCGAGCGCGATGGGTGAGGCGCCGACATGCTGGACGAACAGACGATCGAGGTGGCGCGCCCCCACGCCGAGCTTGCCGGCAAGCTGATCGACCGAGCCGTCGTCGAGAATGCCTGCGTCGATCAAGCGCAGCGCCCGCCGGACGACCGCCGAGGTCCCCAGCCAGGCGGCGGTCCCCGGCGCTGCCTCCGGCCTGCATCGCAGGCAAGGCCGGTACCCCGCCTCGGCGGCGGCCGCGGCGGAAAAGTAGTAACGGATGTTCGCTCTCTTGGCGTTGCGGACCGTGCAGATGGGACGGCAATAGATGTGCGTCGAGGTGACCGCGATGAAGAACTTGCCGTCGAACCTCGGGTCCCTGCTGTCGCGGGCGCGATCCAGGGCGCGAATGTCGAGAGAGAGTCCGGCGCTCATAGGCACCCCGACGATACACTCTCTGCGCCGCAGCGATTGGCCCTTTTCAGACATCAAATTCCCCATTCAATTGTGGGTCCGAAACCGGCGCATACACGCTTCCTGCTCGGCGTACTGTCCATGTGAACCAGCGGTCGGTGTGGAGCACACGAGATGTTCTCGAAGCCACCCGTTCCGCGACACCCGCAGGAGGAAGACATGCCGTCACGAGGGACCCGAATGGTTTTTGCGGCCGGCGTTCTGGCCGCGCTGACCTTGCCGATGGATCTGGCCGCCCAGACCTATGATGTTACCACCCTGCAGGGATTCGGCGGCGCCGCCGGGGCCAACAGTGTCAATGACCGGGGCTGGGTCGCCGGCCAGGCGGACAAAGAAGGTGATCTGGTCTCGCGGGCAGCCCTGTGGACAGGCGGCCCGACGC from Candidatus Polarisedimenticolia bacterium carries:
- a CDS encoding AlkA N-terminal domain-containing protein, encoding MSAGLSLDIRALDRARDSRDPRFDGKFFIAVTSTHIYCRPICTVRNAKRANIRYYFSAAAAAEAGYRPCLRCRPEAAPGTAAWLGTSAVVRRALRLIDAGILDDGSVDQLAGKLGVGARHLDRLFVQHVGASPIALAQTRRLHFAKRLLDETNLPIGDIALAAGFGSLRRFNSAFRRTYKCAPRDLRRRRRGDPVAHPAGTVILKLAFRPPYEFARVLAFLRARAIPGVEEVDEASYSRTVRTGNGEAIVSVGLVEGELALELRVTGADPTDLYELSSAARRVFDTSADPAQMVQAFGSDPVLGPLVTRFPGLRIPGAWDPFECAVRAIMGQQVSVAGARTLATRLVERLGARLKGPAGGLTTLFPSPRAIVEGDLQGLGLTRGRMAALRSLAQSVVARKLEFAGPTDETVAALNRISGVGDWTSQYIALRALGDPDAFPTSDLVLRRMAGGETALSEGELQSRAEAWRPWRAYAATYLWDAAARSNGSPSKDEAAVKAVRARSTEAAGSSGGSGPVRTSCSRA